A genomic segment from Spinacia oleracea cultivar Varoflay chromosome 3, BTI_SOV_V1, whole genome shotgun sequence encodes:
- the LOC130470217 gene encoding uncharacterized protein → MDTSWIDLPTGHPEYVDGCMQFIAFAKQGLFEGKIRCPCKNCKVDKSFPVNDVERHILFKGFYKSYRNWIFHGKGDMVQRMLGSDGGSTSEGSIGNKSGFVGRDNMGGLLRSAFSVNVPPNFPTFEAREDGEWYEEPVSYDTDVQYDDSTIEEDATYKKLLQASEEKLYEGCINFSKLSFLLHLFHLKCMHHWSIESFNMLLKLILDAFPQILNFPSSYYYSKKMIKDLGLGYEKIDACPNDCMLYWGEFLEKDKCHVCGKSRWKTTKGKKGDDVSDQGTNTCKKGVPAKVMRYFPLIPRLKRIYMSSETAENMRWHDTERLGEDDKKILRHPSDSIAWKAFDERYTDFALDPRSVRLGLASDGFNPYRLMNTTYSTWPVVLIPYNLPPWLCMKPSSFILSTLIPGKASPGNDIDVYLQPLVHELKLLWGGVEAFDAFDGVKFNLRAALLWTINDFPSYAMLSGLSTKGYNACPICMDSTPSDRFGNKICYCSYRKWLPADHPYRRQGVKFCEKFGTNELGEAPSRPSGTDILRQQEKVEYVYGKSKAPPKKRQRGHTDNNDVQDEIVFGTKRSIFFDLVYWEHNLLRHNLDVMHIEKNVSENLLGTLLSMDKSRDNRDDREALEAWTIKTHLWLSADHNGNEYMPSASYSMSREEKERFLNVLEKLKVPDGYGSNLSSCVNMKQRELINLKSHDNHVLMQDILPVALRASNATKVIDLLARLSSFFKKLCSTSIDPDDLDGLQDGIVLTLCQLEMEFLPSFFTIMVHLLIHLVEEVKLGGPVQYR, encoded by the coding sequence ATGGATACAAGTTGGATAGATCTACCCACTGGCCACCCTGAATATGTCGATGGTTGTATGCAATTCATTGCGTTTGCCAAGCAAGGTCTATTCGAAGGAAAAATTAGATGTCCATGTAAGAACTGTAAGGTGGATAAATCGTTCCCGGTTAATGATGTAGAGCGACATATTTTGTTTAAGGGGTTTTATAAGTCGTATAGAAATTGGATCTTTCATGGTAAAGGGGATATGGTTCAACGTATGTTAGGGAgtgatggagggagtactagtgAAGGATCCATTGGTAATAAAAGTGGGTTTGTAGGTCGAGATAATATGGGAGGACTATTAAGATCAGCTTTTAGTGTTAATGTGCCACCCAATTTTCCAACTTTTGAAGCAAGAGAGGATGGTGAATGGTATGAGGAGCCCGTGTCATACGACACAGATGTTCAATATGATGATTCTACAATAGAAGAAGATGCGACATATAAGAAGCTACTTCAAGCTTCTGAGGAGAAATTATATGAGGGGTGTATTAATTTTTCAAAGTTATCTTTTCTTCTACACTTATTTCACTTGAAGTGTATGCATCACTGGTCCATTGAATCTTTCAATATGCTCTTGAAGCTGATTTTAGATGCATTTCCTCAAATACTTAATTTTCCCTCGTCTTATTATTACAGtaagaaaatgataaaagaCTTGGGCCTTGGGTATGAAAAAATTGATGCTTGTCCTAATGATTGTATGCTGTATTGGGGTGAATTTTTAGAGAAAGACAAGTGTCATGTTTGTGGTAAATCGAGGTGGAAAACAACCAAGGGTAAGAAGGGTGACGATGTAAGTGATCAAGGTACGAATACTTGTAAGAAAGGTGTGCCAGCTAAGGTAATGCGATATTTTCCTCTTATCCCAAGACTAAAAAGAATCTACATGTCTTCAGAAACAGCAGAAAATATGAGATGGCATGATACAGAGCGATTGGGTGAAGATGATAAGAAGATTTTGAGGCATCCTTCCGATTCCATAGCGTGGAAGGCATTTGATGAGCGTTATACAGATTTTGCATTAGACCCTCGTAGTGTTCGATTAGGTCTTGCGAGCGATGGGTTTAATCCTTACCGTTTAATGAACACTACTTATAGTACATGGCCAGTGGTGTTGATTCCTTATAATCTTCCACCATGGCTATGTATGAAACCATCTTCTTTCATTTTGTCCACACTTATTCCCGGAAAAGCAAGTCCTGGAAATGATATTGACGTGTATTTGCAACCATTAGTTCATGAGTTGAAATTGCTGTGGGGAGGGGTTGAAGCTTTTGATGCTTTTGACGGAGTGAAATTTAATTTGCGCGCGGCTCTGCTTTGGACTATTAATGACTTTCCTAGCTATGCAATGCTCTCTGGTTTGAGCACAAAAGGTTACAATGCATGTCCTATATGCATGGATTCCACACCCTCTGATAGATTTGGGAACAAGATTTGTTATTGTAGCTATAGAAAATGGTTACCCGCAGATCACCCATATCGACGTCAGGGTGTAAAGTTTTGTGAGAAGTTTGGAACTAATGAGTTGGGTGAAGCCCCATCTCGTCCTAGCGGCACTGATATATTGAGGCAACAAGAAAAGGTCGAGTATGTTTATGGAAAGTCAAAGGCACCACCGAAAAAGAGACAAAGAGGACATACTGATAACAATGATGTCCAAGATGAAATTGTCTTTGGTACCAAGAGAAGCATATTCTTTGATTTGGTGTATTGGGAGCATAATCTTCTAAGGCATAATTTAGACgttatgcacattgagaaaaatgtgtctGAGAATCTTTTGGGAACACTTCTTAGTATGGATAAGAGTAGAGATAATAGGGATGATCGAGAAGCCCTTGAAGCATGGACAATAAAGACTCACCTTTGGCTTAGTGCTGATCACAATGGAAATGAATACATGCCTTCAGCTTCCTATTCTATGTCTAGGGAGGAAAAAGAGAGATTCTTAAATGTTTTGGAGAAACTTAAAGTTCCGGATGGATATGGATCCAACCTTTCTAGTTGTGTGAATATGAAGCAAAGGGAGTTGATTAACCTCAAGAGTCATGACAACCATGTGCTAATGCAAGATATACTCCCCGTCGCCTTAAGAGCTTCTAATGCTACAAAGGTGATTGACTTGTTGGCTAGATTGTCTTCGTTTTTCAAGAAGTTGTGCTCCACCAGTATTGATCCAGATGATTTAGATGGTCTTCAAGATGGAATTGTTTTAACTCTTTGTCAGTTGGAAATGGAGTTTTTGCCTTCATTTTTCACAATCATGGTCCATTTGTTGATTCACTTAGTGGAGGAGGTTAAACTTGGTGGACCAGTGCAATACAGATGA